Within Candidatus Rubrimentiphilum sp., the genomic segment GAAGACGGAAGAAGAATGGCGGGCCGAGCTGGGGCCCGAGCGCTATCACATCTTGCGCGAAGCCGGCACGGAGCGGCCGTTCACCGGCAAGCTCTTAAACGTCGACGAGGAAGGCCTGTACACGTGCGGCGCCTGCGGCGCGCCGCTCTTCGCGTCCGATTCAAAATTCGAATCGCACTGCGGGTGGCCCAGCTTTACGAGTCCGGAGCAGCAGCAGAATGTGCGGCTGCTCGATGACGACACGCTCGGCATGCATCGCGTCGAAGTGCGCTGCAAGCGTTGCGATTCGCACCTAGGGCACGTGTTCGACGACGGCCCGGGTCCCGAGGGGACGCGCTACTGCATTAACTCGCTGTCGCTGGGATTTAAGCCAAAGGCGTAGCCCTCGACTGCGCTCGGGCGTGGTTCGACAGGCTCACCATGACACTGGTGTCACGATGACAATTAGTGTTCGGATACCGATAGCGTGTTGCCGTCGGGATCCTTGAACCACGCGACCTTGCCGTCGGGGCTCTCCCAAATGCCGAGCTCGTCTTGTTTCATCCAATCCATGCCGAGCTGCATGAAAACCACGCCGCGTTTGGTGAGCTCGGTGACGACGTCGCGAATGCCGGTCACTTCCCAGCCGACGATTGTCCGCTCCGCCGGCGGCGACGTCGCGCCCTTTTGCAACATGAGTTTATTCGCGCCGGCTTGGTAGCTCGCGACGTACTCGTTGTCGCCGATCAGCGGAAAGCCTAAAACTCCCTCGTAGAACGCGCGGGCCTTCTCGGCGTCGGCGGTTGGGATGAACCCATTCATCGGCATTTTGTCGAGCATTACGTCTCCCTTATTGGCTTTTGTTTGGTCAGGCGCGCCTTGAGCATCTCGACGAGCCGCTCGAGTGTGAGCGACCGGACGTGCTCGTACGCGACGGCGGCTTCCTTGGCGAGGTCTTCGAGCACCGCGCTTTCTTGCGCATCCAGGTCGTCGCCGGCGATGTGCGCGCCGTAGAGCGCCACCGCGAACGTGTGCGCGCGGTTCTTGATCGGCACGGCCAGCACCGGACGTGGTCCGTCCATCGAGGTTTCACCCGGAATGTCTTCCGGCAGGCGCACCGCCTTGCCCGAGGCGATCGCCGGTCCGATGAGATCGTGCTGTGGGTCGAGGACGGTCTCGGCGGTGCTCCACCCTTCGGGTGCGGTATGACGGCGATAGTGCGTTCCGTGATTGCGAAACACCGCGGCCAGCGTCAGCT encodes:
- the msrB gene encoding peptide-methionine (R)-S-oxide reductase MsrB; protein product: MNHDVKPEIQKTEEEWRAELGPERYHILREAGTERPFTGKLLNVDEEGLYTCGACGAPLFASDSKFESHCGWPSFTSPEQQQNVRLLDDDTLGMHRVEVRCKRCDSHLGHVFDDGPGPEGTRYCINSLSLGFKPKA
- a CDS encoding VOC family protein, coding for MLDKMPMNGFIPTADAEKARAFYEGVLGFPLIGDNEYVASYQAGANKLMLQKGATSPPAERTIVGWEVTGIRDVVTELTKRGVVFMQLGMDWMKQDELGIWESPDGKVAWFKDPDGNTLSVSEH